From the genome of bacterium, one region includes:
- a CDS encoding DNA-3-methyladenine glycosylase, which produces MQNSEAFVKRPGQILGPDFFGQPTLRVAPALIGCLLRYRSALVRIVEVEAYTDDEASHGFRRTARSAIMHDSFGHVYVYRSYGVHVCLNFTTDRKRCGAVLIRAAEPLEGLGPMRKRRGDVATHKLLSGPGNLTRALGLTLELNEEMIGAKLEVIADAPCAIVCTTRIGISKAKDHPWRFFDPNSGSVSGTKALNATAQPYSLTGSSKISE; this is translated from the coding sequence ATACAGAATTCAGAGGCTTTTGTCAAGCGGCCCGGCCAGATTCTGGGCCCGGACTTTTTCGGGCAACCGACCCTCCGCGTCGCCCCGGCCCTGATCGGCTGCCTCCTGCGCTACCGATCGGCCCTTGTCCGCATCGTCGAGGTCGAGGCCTACACCGACGACGAAGCCTCCCACGGTTTCCGCCGCACCGCCCGCTCGGCCATCATGCACGACAGCTTCGGCCACGTCTATGTTTACCGCAGCTACGGCGTGCACGTTTGTCTCAATTTCACGACCGACCGCAAACGTTGTGGTGCCGTGTTGATCCGCGCAGCCGAACCCCTCGAAGGCCTCGGCCCCATGCGCAAACGCCGCGGCGATGTAGCGACTCACAAACTCCTTAGCGGCCCCGGCAACCTCACGCGCGCACTGGGCCTCACGCTGGAACTGAATGAAGAAATGATCGGTGCCAAACTTGAGGTCATCGCCGACGCACCCTGCGCCATCGTCTGCACCACCCGCATCGGTATCAGCAAAGCCAAAGACCACCCTTGGCGTTTCTTTGATCCGAACAGCGGAAGCGTCAGCGGCACAAAAGCGCTAAACGCGACTGCGCAGCCTTACTCTTTGACCGGCAGCTCAAAAATATCCGAGTAA